atttggacacatgacattttttaaaatttttaaattttctattttccacttgtcattttattgtattttccattttatcaaattaaaattccacatttaatatgtaaggtaatatatatgtaaggtatttattagaaaatgtttatatatgtaatatattcaatacattaaagcctcattaattttaataattcaaaaattttctcatttttcttataaatccaaaattttcaaattgttaaaattttatatttaattttttttaagtaaacccatataatacatgggtctcacacctaatcttaaatatattattaatcgATATCAAATCAACAAATATGGTATGATATATATAAAAATtgatatgatttttaaaataatttgaaCAAACAAAACAACTTTTAATGTTGTATGATCGCTTTAAAAAAATACAGAAGTAATCGATGACATTTCTTAAATGATTAATGTCGTATGTAAAAAACTAtttgttttttcacaaaatatctTTAATCTAAAAAAATTCCTAtcaaaaggttaacaatgaaatTAATGAATCTTGTACCTCTATTCAAATagtattttatgaacaaaaacaattTGTTATTCATTTATAACCCTTTTTACAATAATGGTTTCTCATATATAAGAAAATAAATAGTTTGTTATCTTATTATGACATTAAACATTTCACATAGTAATTTTCTGTTTATCATGCAATGCGAAGAAAACTTATAGCCATACAAATTTCTTTATTCAAACATCTTTTTCGAAAGGCCAATAAAGATGACCTACCCCAAAAGGTCAAACTTATGTGAGTTATGTCTAACCTTTTGGAGGGACCTATTTTATATGTTATAAACCACTCTCATCCGGTAGAGTCCAATAAACCTTGATTTGGTCAACATATTATTTGGTTTCTGTTTTAAATCCACCCCTAACAAAATATATGTTAAATCCATCTGCATTTTGCTTCCAAATACACATAAAAAAAACACCGCATGTACATAATGACATTAAACATCTTTTTGAATCCATCTACCATCAATACAATAGTTTAAGAAACAAGTATGCGTCTAATAAAAATATATCACAATAAAAGATTGCAGCTTGGACCGAAAAAACAAGTCAAAAAGGCAGCCAATTTGTGCATTTCCAACCAATCTCCCCCATCTTACACTCGTAAACCTGCCCATgaaaatcaaaaacaaaaattaagtCATATCCCTTTGAAATTAAATCCCTTAAATACTAACTTTTTACAAATTTACCATATGAAGAAACAATACATaagttatgattttggtgtttctATATCTTAATCGTTCAAGAGAGTAGTAATTTGAGAATCCAAAACAAACATATAATGCTACCATGACTTTCACTCAAACAATTAAACAAATTTGGCAAAAACCCAATTAGAGTCGAAATAATCAAATTTggagatttataaaaaaaaaaaaattatcgagATGAATATTAAACTACTTAACTAATTACCTTATTCTGATTCTTGAAGTCTTCAATAATCACTTTGAAAACTTCAAAACGCACATCCAAATTCCAAACACCCCTTAAATGATTTTTAAAGTAAAAAAACAAGATACTATAAGATTAACTAATGCTTATACTAAactttcaaaacaacaaattttATAGTGACAATCTACCTGGTAACCGGACGATTCTGCCCTTCTCCATCAATCCAATTCCGACACCTCTTCAGAATCCGACAAGGGCAAAAGCgtacaaacaccaagaacatgtCCATTCAAACACACAAAATACTCAATACAATCTTCATACGCCCCCAATCTACAACTTGCACTTTGAGGAATCATTTTAGCTTGCAACATACTCCACAATTTCGCTTTACAATAAGGACAAAATTCACTCTCATGAAACTTCGCCCCTCTTCTAATTAGCATCTTCCTTACTTTCGAAGTGGCAAATGACTTAAATACCCCTCGGAAAAACCCCACATCCCCTTCTTCTCCTTGATCCAAATGCTCACATGGGTCGGAAACATACAAAACATCCGTCCTACAATTTGGCAACAAAAAACTCTTTCCAGAAGTTCTTGAAAACCTAGTACGATGTGCAAAATGTCCAGGGATTTGGATTTTGTTGAATAAGCCGTCTTTTTTGCATCCAGAACAATAGATTAGAAGCTTCCCGAGTGCACTCCAGTTGCCATCGACACTGTGGGACCCACTTGATTGAAGAtcatgcatcattttgggggccCGCGTTCTGCAAAATTCTTTCCAGAGTACTCTTTTCACAAGATCGTCAAACCATTTGCATACGCATGAGAGAGTGGCGATTATTTTAGGGTTCCAATTTAGATGTTGGAGAAGTAGGAAGATTACGTCTTCACTTAAATGGCCTTTTGTGCATATACAGCTTGCAGAGTGTATGCATCGGTATTGTTTTGTAATGATCATTGTCTGCACATTGTGACGATaaagagttaaattccaaaaatagCAACGTGATTGGGTGGATTTTTCTAAGTACAAGATTGAGATTTGAGAGTACAATGTTGCAATAGTTTATGAGACACAAATAAATGGTTGAAGGTTGATTTATCACAATTTGCGGAATCACAGTAGGAGCATCTTTAATTCTTTATTGATTAATATCCCCGAAATTGATAAAACTAAGTAGCGAAAGATCGAAAGTTCGAAACAGTTTAGAAATTTGTATCTAATCAGTAATCACTATTCGCTATTCGCCTTAAGCATAAATGCAATAAAGAAACAGATAGAATTATCTTTCTATCATATAAAAAACTAAATTAAACCATAACAACAACTAACCACAAAGAGCGATGATTCCCAACTAAAATAAACTTGAAATTACAAAGAAACTGCGCAAAGATCAGAGTTAGATACTTGCCATGTTCCTCACCTCAGCTCATACGCAACACCCTGTTCAAAACAAACCACCTGCGAGGAAGAAATCAAAGGGAAAAAAGAAAACACATAAAGTTAGGGTTTCTTGAAGAACAAACATTGACAAATTAGTGAAGAAATCAAAGAACCCGACTGAATCTAGACATTCAAAACATGCATAGACGGAATCTTTACAAAACCCAGATGAAAAAAACTTGCCTTTTTTAAGGGTTTGTTGGcgtgaagaaaaaaaaatcaagaaatggGAGTGAAGAATGGGGAAATGCCTCTTTGGAGTAGTTGCATATCTGATTGGATGGAAAGGAAAATAAATTGAGTCGACTCGAGGAGGGTATTATTAAAGATTAAAGAAAGTGATAAAATGACATGCAGGTTATTTTAATGTGAGATAGATGACATAGTGTATCGGTGATGTGGGCCCCGGTTATACGTGGATGATTGTGATTGGGTTGTGGGGATGTATGGAAACCCATCCAAGTCACCAGGTAAGCCTTGAGATTGATCGGATGGATGCAATTGGCACGCCAACAGTTGGCATTTTCTTCAATTTGATGGGGCGTTTGGTAAATAGCCGCTttctttgtttttcttttctttttaatttatttttttttaattacatttCACATTTGTGTTTGGTTTGATGTAAAAACGAACAATTACAAAATGTCATTTGGGGTAAAAAGTTATCTAACACCTCACTTTGAGTCTAATGACATACACCATATATCCATATATTATATATTAGATAAATGTTTATGATTGGTTTAGATGATTCATAAAATATATTATATTCGGAATAAGTGTAAAAACGATATCATTagtttttttggttttatttaattttagttaattaaatgtaacaccccaaaatatGAAGGTAAAACCAAACGACCCATTTATCATTTACTCAATCACTTAAAggtattttataataaaaacaattattatagtacAATCTCACGGATATGGGAAATATGGGTGTATGCGTTGCAATCATGCCAGAACCTCCCCATTTctaaccggaagtacctgaaaccataaacaacaactgtaaacacaaagttcagtgacttccccaaaataccacatattatACATAACATACGAGtaatacatgccatacatatcaaacatatcaaACATGCAATAGAAGGTGCTATATGCCatccatagtcttgccattatgccacgagccgtATCATGGCATTTCCTTGCCAAGTCGGGGGCcaaaaccctgggtcttacagacaagggccaggagccacctcctgatcttccatgcaagcatcacaaagacaactagcatacaatccaCAACTAACTATCTACTTAACTGTCAGGGTCCGAACCATGGTCTTGCATACTGAtttgccaagagccacctccggGTCTTCCATACAAATGTCAAGGGGCACCCCCTAGTCTTTACATAATACATAAGCTATGGGTCGGCATTTGTGCCTTCGATCCatagtacagtgaggagactcacctcagacgGCTGAAACCCACAGATAAATCTTTGACTACAAATCCGCTAAAATCCGCGCGCTATCAAATACCACAATGACAACCCATTAATAACTAGATCCTGACTCACAATAAGAGTCCaaattagggtaaaagacctttttacccctccTCTAACTTGGCCTAaggctgtaacatcccgaaattcaggtacaactatttaacccttctcttttTTCAAGTTGTCAAGATTAGCCCCTGAGTGAATTTtatagcaaatgagtacgctaggcgtactggagagtacgctgcgcgtactcatgcgcttaatttggacgcggactcgcctaagtacgctgggcgtagcgggcccagatgcaaaccctaatatttggcttgtgcactatataaggaatgctaaggccttatcctcagccaccatatcagagagtgaaaccctaagagagcatttccttcgtccttaagcttgtgtgtgagtgttttgagctaaaagtgcctttatgtgttaatgaagaagaaggaaaggagcttgtggaggctagagttGGA
The genomic region above belongs to Lactuca sativa cultivar Salinas chromosome 4, Lsat_Salinas_v11, whole genome shotgun sequence and contains:
- the LOC111893789 gene encoding EID1-like F-box protein 2; this encodes MTMIITKQYRCIHSASCICTKGHLSEDVIFLLLQHLNWNPKIIATLSCVCKWFDDLVKRVLWKEFCRTRAPKMMHDLQSSGSHSVDGNWSALGKLLIYCSGCKKDGLFNKIQIPGHFAHRTRFSRTSGKSFLLPNCRTDVLYVSDPCEHLDQGEEGDVGFFRGVFKSFATSKVRKMLIRRGAKFHESEFCPYCKAKLWSMLQAKMIPQSASCRLGAYEDCIEYFVCLNGHVLGVCTLLPLSDSEEVSELD